The DNA window GTCGGTTCGGCGATCTCGATCCGCCAGTGCGGGTCAGGTTTGCCGTCGGTTGCGCAGCTGATGGTCCGAGCGCGGCCGATCACCAGGTCGAGATCGACCTTCTGTGCCGCCCACTGCAGATACTTGGCCCACAGGTGGTGTTCCGGACTCGGCCGGCCGCGATCCACCCACTCCGCGTAGGTGCCGCGTTCGATGAGGAAGGTCGCCCAGCTGAATGCCCGCATCCGGTCGTTGATCTCGGCGTTGTGGCCGCGGATCGCCGTCGAATGGTAGGGGAAACCGAGGTCCTTCTCCGGGCTGGTGCCCAGCCGGTGCCGTCCGTTGGTCCATCCGCCGTCCTCGAGCCAGTTGCCGCCCACCGTGGTTGCCTCTACGACGGTGACCCGGGGGGCGGGCAGGCCGGCCGACCGGAGGGCGTGTGCTTTGGCGGCCACCGCGATGGCCTTGGGGCCGGCGCCGATGACGACCAGCCGATCGGGCGTCGTCGCGGCGCTCATCCGGCGACCACCGGACTCGGGGACGCCGCTACGGGCGGCGCCCAGTACACCGTGGCGTCGAATCGGCTGTGCGGAAAATCAGGCAGCGGGATCTGATCAACCAATCCATCAGCATCCCAATGGAAGTCGCTGTCCGCGCCGAAGACGCTCAGCGCATTCGCGGTGAACTCGGCAAGCGGATCGGTTCTCTTCTTGCCGGTGCCGACGATGACGGCGTCGGCACCCTGCTCGGCCACGGTCTCCCCGATGGACAACAACATGGTGGGATGTTCGGACATCTCGACGAAGCCGGTGATCCCGCTGCGCACCGCGGTCGCGATGGCCAGATCGAAGCGCACGGTGTTGCGCAGGTTCCAGTACCAGTACGCGGCGAGGGGGAGATCACGGGTGATGGGTTCGCCGAGCGTGCCTCCGATACAGGGTATTTCGCCATCATGGAACTCGGTGGCATCGAGATGGGCTGCCGAGAGGGTGAATTCGTCGGCGTAGTGGCGGAGCAGGGACGAATGCCCGGCGTGGTCCACTCTGATGCGGCGCGCGAAGACACCGGCCGCGGTGAAGTCGGCGACCACGTCGTCGACGGCGGTGCGTTCCCCCGAGATCGCCTGGATGGTGGTGGAATTGACCACGGCGAGTTCCACCCACCCGGTCTGGCGGGCCAATCGGTCCTCGACGGCGTCACGAGTGGCGCCGATGACCGCCATCGCACTCGGTTCGTGCCGTCCGCTCGTCTCGACCTTCTCGATGCCGACCGCGCGGTCGGTGACCAGCATGATGCCGTCACGCAGACTGAGATGACCGGATTCGACGGCGGCCGCGAACTCACCCTGCGAGTGACCGATGGTGGCCGCCGGGCGTAAGCCGGCGTCCCGCCACATCCGGGCGAGTCCGAGGGTATGCAGAAAGATCGCCGGTTGCACCGAGCGCACGTCCTCGGGGTGGTCGTCGTCGAGCAGATAATCCAACGGCGAAATGCCCACGACACGGCCGAATTCGGAGTTCACGTCCTCGACGTGTCGCCGGTAGGAGGCGCAGTGCCGGTGGAATTCGATTCCCATGCCGGCGGTCTGACTGCCCTGGCCGGGGAACACCATGGCGACCGCGAGGCGTCGCGCCGGGCCGGGCCGGATCACGTCGGGGTGTGCGCTGCCCGCGGCGGCGGCGCGCAATGCCGCGATGGTGGCGTCATTGCGGGTGCGGTCGCCATGGGCCCGGACGATGACACGATGACGACGAAGCGATCTGGTGCGCAACAGCATTCGTGACACCGCGGCCGGATCGGCGTCCGGGTGGGTCTCGAGGTAGCCGGCGACGGCGGTCGCCTCGTCGGCGAGCCCGGCCGGGTGCTCGGACGAGATCGGCAGCGCGACCGTTCCGTCCGGCAGATGAATGCTCCTCACGCCTCGCCACCGGATCGCGCGTCGGCGGTGTGCGGTGTGGTCGCGGGCATCGTCACAATGGCGTGCGCATTCGTTCCGGCGATTCCGAACGACGACACCGCGGCGTGCCGCGCACCGTCGCGGTCAGGCCAGTCCTCGAGTTTGGCGGCCAGCCGCAATCCAGATGTGTCCCAGTCGATCTCGGTAGTCGGCGACTCGGCGTGCCGGGTCGGCGCGATCTGCCCGTGCAGACCGCAGAGCAGGACCTTGATCAGGCCCAGCATGCCGGCGGCGGCCTGCGCATGCCCGAGATTGGATTTCACCGATCCGATGACCGTCGGCTCGCCGGCCGAGCCGGCGCCGTAGACCGCGCTGAGCGCAGTCAATTCCAACGGGTCGCCGACGGCGGTGCCGGTGCCGTGACCTTCGATGAGATCGACACCCGGCAGGCCGGATCTGTCCCGCACGCGCGCCATGAGTCGTTGCTGGGCCGTCGCACTCGGCAACGCGATGCCGACGCCACCGCCGTTGTGGTTGACGCCGGTGGCCGCGATCTCGCCGTAGATGCGCCGATTGTTCGCGAGCGCACGAGAGCGGCGTTCGAGTACCACCACGCCGGCGCCCTCACCCCAGAGGGTGCCGTCGGCGAACGACGAGTACGGCCGGCACTGTCCGCCACCGGCGAGCGCGTTGTTCTTGGAGAACTCGTAGAACGCGGCCGCCGATCCCATGACGCAGACCCCGCCGGCCAGCGCGAGCTCACTCTCGTCGTCGCGCAAGGACCGCACGGCAAGATCGAGGGCGGTGAGCGAGGACGCACACGCCGTGTCGACCGTCAACGACGGTCCGGTCAGCTCCAGACAGCGCGAGATCCGGCCCGCGAGTGCGCCGAGGGCCGTACCCGACGCGCGGTAGCCCGAGTATTCGTTGACCTCGGCGGCGCGCGGCCCGTACTCGTTGATGGAACCGCCGACATACACGCCGACCTCGCGTCCGGACAGGCTTGCCGGGTTGATGCCCGCATTCTCGACCGCATGCCACGCGGTGCGCAGGACCACGCGCTGCTGCGGGTCCATCGCCACGGCTTCTCGTGGCGAGATACCGAAGAACAGGGGATCGAAGGCACCCGCACCGTCGAGGAACCCGCCGGCGTCGGCGACCGGGGCCCAACCATGGTCGGTGGACAGCGACAGGAGTTCCTCGACATCCCAGCCTCGATCGCGGGGGAACGGCGAGATGAGGTCGCGACCGTCGGCCAACGCCTCCCAGTACCCGGCCAGCGTGTCGATTCCGCCGGGCGCTTCGACCGCCATACCGACCACCACGACGGGATCGGGTTCAGCAGTAGGCGCTGTGGGATCCGTCGTTGTGGCGTCGGTCATGTCACTCCTCTGGCACCGCGTCGAGGCTCCATCCGATGGGCGACCGATGCCCGACGTCACGCGCGCCGTCCATCGACGCCTGGCTGTACGAATAGTTAGCCTGGCCTAAGTCAGTTTGAACAGTACCCGTCGTCACGGGACGAGACAAGACGTGGCCGCGGTGCGAGAATCGGGCCCGCGAGACGGTCACGACGGTCCCGAACCGGTCGCGATGGCACCCACCACGAAGGTCCCGACGTTGCATTCGACCAGCTCATCACGGCCGGTGGCGGCCGCGAATGCTGCGGTGTCGCCGTAGCCCTGGGCCACGCCGCCCAGGCCCATGGCGGTGGCGGCGAGATAGAGATTCTGGGTGAGCACGCCCACATGCTTGAGGATCACCGCGTAGGGCATCTGCTCATAGGTCCAGCTGATCCGGCCGGTTCGTGCGGCGAGCACCAGCAGGACCTGGGGGAGCCGGCCTTCCAGGGTGAGTGCGGCCGGGGCGATGAGCTTCTCGACGGCGGGATCGGCGTAATCGGCCACCGGGCGCAATGCGTGCTCATACGCGTCGTAGTGGTACATACCAGGGGACAGGCCGGCCGCGGTGCGCACCACCGGGTAGATCTCGAGCTCGTAGAGCGATCCCCCGGACGGGAAGGGCTTCGACGGGAGTTCTTCGGGCACAGTGCGTTTCGTGTTGGTGGTGCGCACCCCGCGAACTCGTGCACAGCGAAACAGCAACTCGCCCAGTTGTTCTGCGGTGATCGGATAGTCGTCGTCGAAGCTGCGGTGCGATCGGCGGTCCTCCACGACCGCAGCGAGAGGGACGTCCTGCGTGCGCAGCCGCGCGAGGTCGGGTTTCGGAAGGGGCAGCGGTTCACCGGGGTACTCGGCGGGACAGGCCGGCAGAGGTTCGAACTGGCCGTCCGCCCACCGCGTCGGCCCGAAACCGGCCCAACTGGTGCCGCGGTCACCGACCGTGCTGCGACGGTGAAACCACAGCTCGTGCGGATTCCAGCTGCGGGTCTCGAAGCTGGACTCCTCGACTCCGGCCGGGGTGAGATGACCCGCCCACCCGAGGTCGGCCCGTAGCCGATCACGCAGCACCGATGGGCTGATCGTGTCGGCGGACGGATCGGTGAGACCGGCGAGGACCGACGGATCGTGCAGGACGACGTCGGCCCAGGCGCGTGGGTTCTCCGCGACGAGTTCACCGTCGATGCGATGGCAGACGGTGAACCGCGACAGGACGCTCTCCGTCACCGTGCCGGGATCCGGGCGCGACGTCGGGGGAGCCCGGAAGGGTTTGACGGTGTAGACCGGCTTGTCGTCGACGGACACGGTCAGACCTACCGCACCCATGCCCAGGAGCCGCACCAAAAGGGTGTCGACGCTGTCGCCGGCATCGTCAGGGACGGACGCCGAACCCTGATCGAGGTTGCGCAGCAACGAGACCTGCGCGTCGTCGAGGCCGTCGATACGGACCTTGGCCGGCAGGATGATGGCGATCCGCCCCTTGCCCACCATGCAGCGCGCGCCGTCGGTGAAGGAATAGGTGGTCGTGAGTCCGGTGGCCGTCCCCGCAGTCATGAGGTCAGCCTAACCCGCGTCCCGTCGGCCGGGAGGTGCCCGTGTGGCCGCTGCCGCCCAACCCGGGTGGCCTTCCCGGGTTGCGCAGCAGCAGCTCGCGTGGCGCCGTTTCACGCTATGGAGTTCTCAAAGGACTGATGCGGTCCCGGCTGGGCCGGGTGCGGTGTGTGGTTGGTCTAGTTCATGATGCGGTGAGGTGCTGAGATTGCCGGGTCGGTCGAGCCCCGAAGTACTTGGTGACACAAGCACATTGGGCGATCACCGCCGGTTCTCATGCGGCGATGTCGTCGAGTCGCATGGTGCGCCGGTTGTAGGCGGGTAGTGGTCGGCGTCTCGGGTCGACGGTGGCGGGTGGGATGAGCCAGGGGTGTCGGTCATCGCCCATCACGACATCCCAGCCGTTGTGGTGGACGTCGGTGTGACACGACGGACAGAGCAGACATCCGTTGTCCAATACGGTTGTGCCTCCGTGGGAGTAGAACGTGATGTGGTGGGCGTGGGTCCAGCCGGCGGGTGCGCCGCATTTGATGCAGCACTGGTCCCGCACGATGAGTGCTTTGCGCAGTTTGGGTCCGAAGAGTCGGTCGTCTTGGCCGACGGCGAGGGGGACACGGTCGCCGTTGATGATGATGTCGGTGATGGTGGAGTCGCAGGCGAGCAGGCTGGTGGTGGCTCCGGAGATGGGGCCGGTGAAGGCGAGGACGCCGCGGCCGTCGGCGTCGGCGGGCATGGTCAGCAGCACGGTTTGGTGGGGTGCGCCGGGTAGGAGGCCGTGGTCGGCGGCGGTCATGGCGGCGTCGAGGATGCGTTCCAATGCCTCCGATTTGCGT is part of the Gordonia bronchialis DSM 43247 genome and encodes:
- a CDS encoding acyltransferase domain-containing protein, which codes for MRSIHLPDGTVALPISSEHPAGLADEATAVAGYLETHPDADPAAVSRMLLRTRSLRRHRVIVRAHGDRTRNDATIAALRAAAAGSAHPDVIRPGPARRLAVAMVFPGQGSQTAGMGIEFHRHCASYRRHVEDVNSEFGRVVGISPLDYLLDDDHPEDVRSVQPAIFLHTLGLARMWRDAGLRPAATIGHSQGEFAAAVESGHLSLRDGIMLVTDRAVGIEKVETSGRHEPSAMAVIGATRDAVEDRLARQTGWVELAVVNSTTIQAISGERTAVDDVVADFTAAGVFARRIRVDHAGHSSLLRHYADEFTLSAAHLDATEFHDGEIPCIGGTLGEPITRDLPLAAYWYWNLRNTVRFDLAIATAVRSGITGFVEMSEHPTMLLSIGETVAEQGADAVIVGTGKKRTDPLAEFTANALSVFGADSDFHWDADGLVDQIPLPDFPHSRFDATVYWAPPVAASPSPVVAG
- a CDS encoding beta-ketoacyl [acyl carrier protein] synthase domain-containing protein, which encodes MTDATTTDPTAPTAEPDPVVVVGMAVEAPGGIDTLAGYWEALADGRDLISPFPRDRGWDVEELLSLSTDHGWAPVADAGGFLDGAGAFDPLFFGISPREAVAMDPQQRVVLRTAWHAVENAGINPASLSGREVGVYVGGSINEYGPRAAEVNEYSGYRASGTALGALAGRISRCLELTGPSLTVDTACASSLTALDLAVRSLRDDESELALAGGVCVMGSAAAFYEFSKNNALAGGGQCRPYSSFADGTLWGEGAGVVVLERRSRALANNRRIYGEIAATGVNHNGGGVGIALPSATAQQRLMARVRDRSGLPGVDLIEGHGTGTAVGDPLELTALSAVYGAGSAGEPTVIGSVKSNLGHAQAAAGMLGLIKVLLCGLHGQIAPTRHAESPTTEIDWDTSGLRLAAKLEDWPDRDGARHAAVSSFGIAGTNAHAIVTMPATTPHTADARSGGEA
- a CDS encoding SagB family peptide dehydrogenase encodes the protein MTAGTATGLTTTYSFTDGARCMVGKGRIAIILPAKVRIDGLDDAQVSLLRNLDQGSASVPDDAGDSVDTLLVRLLGMGAVGLTVSVDDKPVYTVKPFRAPPTSRPDPGTVTESVLSRFTVCHRIDGELVAENPRAWADVVLHDPSVLAGLTDPSADTISPSVLRDRLRADLGWAGHLTPAGVEESSFETRSWNPHELWFHRRSTVGDRGTSWAGFGPTRWADGQFEPLPACPAEYPGEPLPLPKPDLARLRTQDVPLAAVVEDRRSHRSFDDDYPITAEQLGELLFRCARVRGVRTTNTKRTVPEELPSKPFPSGGSLYELEIYPVVRTAAGLSPGMYHYDAYEHALRPVADYADPAVEKLIAPAALTLEGRLPQVLLVLAARTGRISWTYEQMPYAVILKHVGVLTQNLYLAATAMGLGGVAQGYGDTAAFAAATGRDELVECNVGTFVVGAIATGSGPS